A region of Periplaneta americana isolate PAMFEO1 chromosome 16, P.americana_PAMFEO1_priV1, whole genome shotgun sequence DNA encodes the following proteins:
- the lark gene encoding RNA-binding protein lark isoform X3 gives MPGFSSVGTFKIFIGNLADKTTTADIKPLFEKYGKVVECDVVKNYGFVHMEHEEAGRDAIQNLNGYLVHNQAIKVEAATSRKGPQTPTTKIFVGNLTDNTKAPQVRALFAKYGTVLECDIVRNYGFVHIESSDAVNDAIKELNGFVVDGQPMKVQVSTSRVRQRPGMGDPEQCYRCGRGGHWSKECPKTGMGPDRNGFRDRMFGREPYPPPPPPPFLRDRMMGRFGVRDGFYDGYYDRNRFDESREIFERRFPPLPPRDLGPSLRGRDFLPPPPLPPRPRDPLPPPPPLGLRGPSSSLRDTPSFDRGSSDYGIFSRRSPSASAAPPNRFSRLYEDFSRDSFDERRNSLS, from the exons ATGCCTGGATTCAGTAGTGTAGGCACGTTCAAGATTTTTATTGGGAACCTAGCTGATAAGACAACAACAGCAGACATCAAACCATTGTTTGAAAAATATGGCAAAGTTGTGGAATGTGATGTTGTGAAGAATTATGGATTTGTG CATATGGAACATGAAGAGGCTGGTAGGGATGCTATTCAGAACTTAAATGGTTATTTAGTTCACAATCAAGCAATCAAAGTGGAGGCTGCAACAAGTCGCAAGGGGCCACAGACACCTACAACCAAAATCTTTGTAGGGAATCTCACTGACAATACAAAGGCTCCTCAAGTTCGAGCTCTCTTTGCTAAATATGGCACGGTCTTGGAGTGTGACATTGTCAGGAATTACGGTTTTGTG CATATTGAATCAAGTGATGCGGTAAATGATGCTATTAAAGAGTTGAATGGATTTGTTGTTGATGGACAACCAATGAAGGTTCAGGTTTCTACAAGCAGAGTGCGTCAACGACCTGGTATGGGTGATCCTGAACAATGTTACAG GTGTGGAAGAGGCGGACATTGGTCCAAggaatgtccgaagacagg GATGGGTCCTGATAGGAATGGGTTTAGAGATCGCATGTTTGGACGTGAACCATATCCTCCTCCACCACCACCTCCATTCCTGCGTGACCGAATGATGGGAAGATTTGGTGTTCGG GATGGCTTCTATGATGGATATTATGATCGCAACCGATTTGACGAGTCCCGTGAAATATTTGAACGTCGTTTCCCACCTCTTCCACCACGGGATTTGGGACCATCTCTGAGAGGACGTGACTTCTTACCACCACCTCCTCTTCCTCCCAGGCCACGCGATCCTCTGCCTCCTCCTCCACCTCTAGGACTCCGTGGACCCTCCAGTTCATTGAGGGATACTCCATCATTTGATCGCGGCAGTTCAGATTATGGCATATTCAGTCGCCGCTCTCCATCTGCTTCAGCTGCTCCACCAAACAGATTCAG cCGGCTGTATGAGGATTTCAGTCGTGACAGTTTTGATGAAAGGAG AAATAGTCTTTCCTGA
- the lark gene encoding RNA-binding protein lark isoform X4: MPGFSSVGTFKIFIGNLADKTTTADIKPLFEKYGKVVECDVVKNYGFVHMEHEEAGRDAIQNLNGYLVHNQAIKVEAATSRKGPQTPTTKIFVGNLTDNTKAPQVRALFAKYGTVLECDIVRNYGFVHIESSDAVNDAIKELNGFVVDGQPMKVQVSTSRVRQRPGMGDPEQCYRCGRGGHWSKECPKTGMGPDRNGFRDRMFGREPYPPPPPPPFLRDRMMGRFGVRDGFYDGYYDRNRFDESREIFERRFPPLPPRDLGPSLRGRDFLPPPPLPPRPRDPLPPPPPLGLRGPSSSLRDTPSFDRGSSDYGIFSRRSPSASAAPPNRFSRLYEDFSRDSFDERR, translated from the exons ATGCCTGGATTCAGTAGTGTAGGCACGTTCAAGATTTTTATTGGGAACCTAGCTGATAAGACAACAACAGCAGACATCAAACCATTGTTTGAAAAATATGGCAAAGTTGTGGAATGTGATGTTGTGAAGAATTATGGATTTGTG CATATGGAACATGAAGAGGCTGGTAGGGATGCTATTCAGAACTTAAATGGTTATTTAGTTCACAATCAAGCAATCAAAGTGGAGGCTGCAACAAGTCGCAAGGGGCCACAGACACCTACAACCAAAATCTTTGTAGGGAATCTCACTGACAATACAAAGGCTCCTCAAGTTCGAGCTCTCTTTGCTAAATATGGCACGGTCTTGGAGTGTGACATTGTCAGGAATTACGGTTTTGTG CATATTGAATCAAGTGATGCGGTAAATGATGCTATTAAAGAGTTGAATGGATTTGTTGTTGATGGACAACCAATGAAGGTTCAGGTTTCTACAAGCAGAGTGCGTCAACGACCTGGTATGGGTGATCCTGAACAATGTTACAG GTGTGGAAGAGGCGGACATTGGTCCAAggaatgtccgaagacagg GATGGGTCCTGATAGGAATGGGTTTAGAGATCGCATGTTTGGACGTGAACCATATCCTCCTCCACCACCACCTCCATTCCTGCGTGACCGAATGATGGGAAGATTTGGTGTTCGG GATGGCTTCTATGATGGATATTATGATCGCAACCGATTTGACGAGTCCCGTGAAATATTTGAACGTCGTTTCCCACCTCTTCCACCACGGGATTTGGGACCATCTCTGAGAGGACGTGACTTCTTACCACCACCTCCTCTTCCTCCCAGGCCACGCGATCCTCTGCCTCCTCCTCCACCTCTAGGACTCCGTGGACCCTCCAGTTCATTGAGGGATACTCCATCATTTGATCGCGGCAGTTCAGATTATGGCATATTCAGTCGCCGCTCTCCATCTGCTTCAGCTGCTCCACCAAACAGATTCAG cCGGCTGTATGAGGATTTCAGTCGTGACAGTTTTGATGAAAGGAGGTGA
- the lark gene encoding RNA-binding protein lark isoform X2, giving the protein MPGFSSVGTFKIFIGNLADKTTTADIKPLFEKYGKVVECDVVKNYGFVHMEHEEAGRDAIQNLNGYLVHNQAIKVEAATSRKGPQTPTTKIFVGNLTDNTKAPQVRALFAKYGTVLECDIVRNYGFVHIESSDAVNDAIKELNGFVVDGQPMKVQVSTSRVRQRPGMGDPEQCYRCGRGGHWSKECPKTGNGFRDRMFGREPYPPPPPPPFLRDRMMGRFGVRDGFYDGYYDRNRFDESREIFERRFPPLPPRDLGPSLRGRDFLPPPPLPPRPRDPLPPPPPLGLRGPSSSLRDTPSFDRGSSDYGIFSRRSPSASAAPPNRFSRLYEDFSRDSFDERRPAVRGTASPRRYAPY; this is encoded by the exons ATGCCTGGATTCAGTAGTGTAGGCACGTTCAAGATTTTTATTGGGAACCTAGCTGATAAGACAACAACAGCAGACATCAAACCATTGTTTGAAAAATATGGCAAAGTTGTGGAATGTGATGTTGTGAAGAATTATGGATTTGTG CATATGGAACATGAAGAGGCTGGTAGGGATGCTATTCAGAACTTAAATGGTTATTTAGTTCACAATCAAGCAATCAAAGTGGAGGCTGCAACAAGTCGCAAGGGGCCACAGACACCTACAACCAAAATCTTTGTAGGGAATCTCACTGACAATACAAAGGCTCCTCAAGTTCGAGCTCTCTTTGCTAAATATGGCACGGTCTTGGAGTGTGACATTGTCAGGAATTACGGTTTTGTG CATATTGAATCAAGTGATGCGGTAAATGATGCTATTAAAGAGTTGAATGGATTTGTTGTTGATGGACAACCAATGAAGGTTCAGGTTTCTACAAGCAGAGTGCGTCAACGACCTGGTATGGGTGATCCTGAACAATGTTACAG GTGTGGAAGAGGCGGACATTGGTCCAAggaatgtccgaagacagg GAATGGGTTTAGAGATCGCATGTTTGGACGTGAACCATATCCTCCTCCACCACCACCTCCATTCCTGCGTGACCGAATGATGGGAAGATTTGGTGTTCGG GATGGCTTCTATGATGGATATTATGATCGCAACCGATTTGACGAGTCCCGTGAAATATTTGAACGTCGTTTCCCACCTCTTCCACCACGGGATTTGGGACCATCTCTGAGAGGACGTGACTTCTTACCACCACCTCCTCTTCCTCCCAGGCCACGCGATCCTCTGCCTCCTCCTCCACCTCTAGGACTCCGTGGACCCTCCAGTTCATTGAGGGATACTCCATCATTTGATCGCGGCAGTTCAGATTATGGCATATTCAGTCGCCGCTCTCCATCTGCTTCAGCTGCTCCACCAAACAGATTCAG cCGGCTGTATGAGGATTTCAGTCGTGACAGTTTTGATGAAAGGAG ACCGGCCGTTCGTGGAACAGCGTCCCCTCGCCGCTATGCACCGTATTAA
- the lark gene encoding RNA-binding protein lark isoform X1, giving the protein MPGFSSVGTFKIFIGNLADKTTTADIKPLFEKYGKVVECDVVKNYGFVHMEHEEAGRDAIQNLNGYLVHNQAIKVEAATSRKGPQTPTTKIFVGNLTDNTKAPQVRALFAKYGTVLECDIVRNYGFVHIESSDAVNDAIKELNGFVVDGQPMKVQVSTSRVRQRPGMGDPEQCYRCGRGGHWSKECPKTGMGPDRNGFRDRMFGREPYPPPPPPPFLRDRMMGRFGVRDGFYDGYYDRNRFDESREIFERRFPPLPPRDLGPSLRGRDFLPPPPLPPRPRDPLPPPPPLGLRGPSSSLRDTPSFDRGSSDYGIFSRRSPSASAAPPNRFSRLYEDFSRDSFDERRPAVRGTASPRRYAPY; this is encoded by the exons ATGCCTGGATTCAGTAGTGTAGGCACGTTCAAGATTTTTATTGGGAACCTAGCTGATAAGACAACAACAGCAGACATCAAACCATTGTTTGAAAAATATGGCAAAGTTGTGGAATGTGATGTTGTGAAGAATTATGGATTTGTG CATATGGAACATGAAGAGGCTGGTAGGGATGCTATTCAGAACTTAAATGGTTATTTAGTTCACAATCAAGCAATCAAAGTGGAGGCTGCAACAAGTCGCAAGGGGCCACAGACACCTACAACCAAAATCTTTGTAGGGAATCTCACTGACAATACAAAGGCTCCTCAAGTTCGAGCTCTCTTTGCTAAATATGGCACGGTCTTGGAGTGTGACATTGTCAGGAATTACGGTTTTGTG CATATTGAATCAAGTGATGCGGTAAATGATGCTATTAAAGAGTTGAATGGATTTGTTGTTGATGGACAACCAATGAAGGTTCAGGTTTCTACAAGCAGAGTGCGTCAACGACCTGGTATGGGTGATCCTGAACAATGTTACAG GTGTGGAAGAGGCGGACATTGGTCCAAggaatgtccgaagacagg GATGGGTCCTGATAGGAATGGGTTTAGAGATCGCATGTTTGGACGTGAACCATATCCTCCTCCACCACCACCTCCATTCCTGCGTGACCGAATGATGGGAAGATTTGGTGTTCGG GATGGCTTCTATGATGGATATTATGATCGCAACCGATTTGACGAGTCCCGTGAAATATTTGAACGTCGTTTCCCACCTCTTCCACCACGGGATTTGGGACCATCTCTGAGAGGACGTGACTTCTTACCACCACCTCCTCTTCCTCCCAGGCCACGCGATCCTCTGCCTCCTCCTCCACCTCTAGGACTCCGTGGACCCTCCAGTTCATTGAGGGATACTCCATCATTTGATCGCGGCAGTTCAGATTATGGCATATTCAGTCGCCGCTCTCCATCTGCTTCAGCTGCTCCACCAAACAGATTCAG cCGGCTGTATGAGGATTTCAGTCGTGACAGTTTTGATGAAAGGAG ACCGGCCGTTCGTGGAACAGCGTCCCCTCGCCGCTATGCACCGTATTAA